TACAAGATTTATCTTATCATTTATATATTTTTCATTTTTAAATAAAGTACCAAGTATTGGAATATCTTTTAAAACGGGAAGCCCTGATTCTGCTTGAATTTTTTTAGATTTTATTAATCCTCCGATTATTACACTTTCTGCATTGTTTAAAATAGCCGTTGTAATAACTTCTTTTTTTGATGTATCTATATTCTCACTAGTGTTTGATTCTTTTGCATCTTCAAGAACCGCATTGATTTGTAAAATAATTTTATTATTTGTTATTCTAGGTTTTACTTTTAGTCTTAAACCTATCTCTTCTCTTTTAAATGATTCTGTTGTTCCTGAAGAGTTTTTTCTAAAAAAAGGAAAAAGTATAATTACTTAAAGTTATTGAAATTCAAGTCTTCTATAACTTTTTATATAATAAGAAAGTATAATT
The Arcobacter sp. F2176 DNA segment above includes these coding regions:
- a CDS encoding type II secretion system protein GspD; amino-acid sequence: MILFPFFRKNSSGTTESFKREEIGLRLKVKPRITNNKIILQINAVLEDAKESNTSENIDTSKKEVITTAILNNAESVIIGGLIKSKKIQAESGLPVLKDIPILGTLFKNEKYINDKINLVVIITPYIVPKDSTLSIIKSKVDYLQSLEDIYVNSLIKELENKKIEKSSVHKSSSSNVLEKIYNNVDK